Sequence from the Lysobacter capsici genome:
TGAAAATGCAGCCCGAGCCGGGCTTGTTGCGGGCGCTGAGCGTTCCGCTGTTGGCTTCGACGCTGCGCCGCGCGATGGACAGCCCCAGTCCCAGTCCGCTGCGGTTCTCGGCGCCCTGGGTAAACGGAACGAACATTTCCTCGGCCAGTCCGGGCGGCAGTCCGCCGCAGTGATCCTGCACGTCGATCAGGATGCGGTCCGCCAAGGCGTAGGCGTTGAGGATGACTTCGCTGCGCGGATGGGTGAACTTGAAGGCGTTCTGCAACAGGTTGCCCGCGGCGGACAGCAGCAGATCGCGATCCACGTCCACCGCCAGCAACGGGTCGACCTCCGATACGGTCAGCGTGCATCCCGATACCTGCGCTTCCAACGACGCGGACAGCTTGAGTTCGGCGATGAAATCGGCCAGCGAGAACAGGCGATGCTGGATCGGCATGCCGGCCTGCATGCGCACCTCGGCCAACGAACGGTCGATCAGGTTGCCCAGGCCCAGCAGCGCGCGATCGAGCACGCCGCCGGTCGCGCCAGACAGGCCGACGTTGCCTTCCTTGATGATCGAAAGCGCGAGCGTCGCGGTGCAAAGTTGATTGCGCAGCTCATGCGCGAAAAAGCCCAGGCGCTCGTTCAAGTGCATCGCCTGCTTGTCGGCGACGACGAAATCGCGCTGGTAGCCGAACTCGGTGACCGCGCTGGCGATGGCGTTGTCCAGGCAACGATTGAGGGTTCTGAATTCATCCACCTCGATGGCCTGGCCGCGCTCGACCGCCAGGTCCGAAATGGCCTGGCACAGATCGCCGTAGTCATGCACGACCTGTTCGGCGGTGAAGCCGTGCAGTTGCAGTTCGCGACCGTGCTGGGTCGCCGATTCGCCGATTTCGGAAAGATTGGGCTTGCCGCCGCCCGAGGGGCCGGAGACCTGACGGCTCTGCATCGGCGTCTCGGTGGTCTCCACGATCAAGGTCTTGATCAGCTGGTCTAGGAACTTGCTGATGCCGTGCTCGAGTTCCTCCTCGTTGGCGCCCGGCGCGCCGCGCTGCGCCACCTTCTCGCGACAGCGAGCGATCAGCTCGGTTCGGTTCGCCGTGAGAAATTGATGCATCATCGCCGCACCATACGCTATTGACAGCGGCGCTCTGTGTGGTCGGGGCTTATGCCTGACCCCATGCAAGGTCCGGTACAGGCCGGATCGGCCGCCTTCGGCTCGCACAGGGTGTTTCTGCCCGCGATGGGCGTGCGCAGTCGTGCCGGTGCAGGTATTTATCGCGATATAAATCAATGGCATGGGCGTGGAGTGCCGGCCGGCCATCGCAAAGGGGCAGGTCGTTCAGCCCGCGCACCAAGCCCTGCGAGTCTGAGTGGAGCAGCGAGACTCGGATGGCGATTCGCCACTCATACCCTGCGGACAGGCGCGATATCCGGCGCCGAGCGCCCACGCCCCTAGGGCACCCCCCAGTTGTTTCGCCGTGGCGCGGGGTTAGAGTCCAAACGATCTTGCATGCTGCGGAGTCTGGGGCCATGGGCATCTCTCCCGTCAACGACGCCGGTGCGGCCCGCTATTGGCAGCCACCGCCGCCGACGACCACCGCCACGCCGGCGCAGCTGCCGACCGGGCCGCTGCCGGGCCCGTATCGGCTCGAGCCGTCGTATCACCCGCAGTTGCCGGTCCCCAGCGCGCCGTCGCAGAGCCCGGGCGGTCCGTATGCCTTGCCGCCGGGCAGCACGCTGGCGCAGACCATCGGCGGAACCCAGGCGCAGCCGTTCGACGTGACCATGTCGCAATTGGCGACCGCGGTGTACGGCACGCGCGGCGATCCGCCGCCGGGCTGGAGCGCGGTGAGCGATCAGGACCTGAGCGCGCGCGGCATCCAGGACCCGCAGGCCTGGCGCCTGCAGTTCCTCGGCGCCAACGACGCGGTCGCGACCAATTCGCAGGAATACCGCGCCGAAATCTATCAGGACGGCGCCGGCAACTTCGTCCTGTCCTACCGCGGCACCGCCGAGGGCGCGGACGACTGGATGAACAA
This genomic interval carries:
- a CDS encoding sensor histidine kinase; protein product: MPLIYIAINTCTGTTAHAHRGQKHPVRAEGGRSGLYRTLHGVRHKPRPHRAPLSIAYGAAMMHQFLTANRTELIARCREKVAQRGAPGANEEELEHGISKFLDQLIKTLIVETTETPMQSRQVSGPSGGGKPNLSEIGESATQHGRELQLHGFTAEQVVHDYGDLCQAISDLAVERGQAIEVDEFRTLNRCLDNAIASAVTEFGYQRDFVVADKQAMHLNERLGFFAHELRNQLCTATLALSIIKEGNVGLSGATGGVLDRALLGLGNLIDRSLAEVRMQAGMPIQHRLFSLADFIAELKLSASLEAQVSGCTLTVSEVDPLLAVDVDRDLLLSAAGNLLQNAFKFTHPRSEVILNAYALADRILIDVQDHCGGLPPGLAEEMFVPFTQGAENRSGLGLGLSIARRSVEANSGTLSARNKPGSGCIFTIDLPRHSLPEKHIAA